In Alteribacter lacisalsi, a genomic segment contains:
- a CDS encoding AI-2E family transporter: protein MREGLVRRLLQLGIILLVLMIAAIVYIMFEATSGLWLKAARILLPFIVAVFLTYLLHPAVEWLDYKGIRRPYSILLIFGVFTGAFLLAVVKATPYLIAEGKDLLEELPVLANTYREWVSDFHTRTAWLPDNFQAKAEAWLERGEALTADLILGLVNLLRTIWDLMFLIIVIPFIVFYLLKDIRLIYKVIWYFTPEKWRAEGKQLITDVDESLGNYIRGQLLVCIGVGLVSFAGFWLIGLPYASLIAAFVALTNIIPYFGPIIGAVPAVAVALTEDVNLVFLVIGVIFVVQMIEGNVLAPLIVGRSLHMHPVLIIFALVVGGELAGILGLIVAVPLLAVAKVFIIHIRKLIRDKRPPVDHDPY, encoded by the coding sequence GTGAGAGAAGGACTGGTCCGCCGGCTGCTTCAGCTCGGTATTATTCTCCTTGTTTTGATGATTGCAGCAATTGTTTACATCATGTTTGAAGCCACGAGCGGTCTCTGGCTTAAAGCGGCGCGCATTCTGCTCCCCTTTATCGTGGCTGTGTTTCTGACATATCTTCTCCATCCTGCTGTGGAATGGCTCGATTACAAAGGGATTAGACGCCCATATTCGATCCTGCTTATTTTTGGTGTGTTTACAGGTGCGTTTTTACTCGCCGTCGTAAAAGCGACCCCCTACCTGATTGCCGAAGGAAAAGATCTGCTGGAAGAACTGCCGGTTCTGGCAAACACATATAGAGAATGGGTTTCAGATTTTCACACACGCACAGCCTGGCTTCCCGATAACTTTCAGGCAAAAGCGGAAGCCTGGCTTGAACGGGGCGAAGCGCTTACGGCTGACCTCATCCTCGGTCTTGTGAATCTGCTAAGGACTATCTGGGATTTAATGTTTCTCATCATTGTCATTCCCTTTATCGTTTTTTATCTGCTGAAGGACATCAGGCTCATCTACAAAGTAATCTGGTACTTTACACCGGAAAAGTGGCGGGCGGAAGGAAAGCAGCTTATAACGGATGTGGATGAATCACTTGGGAATTATATCAGGGGGCAGCTCCTAGTCTGTATTGGGGTTGGTCTAGTCTCTTTTGCAGGATTCTGGCTCATTGGCCTTCCATATGCCTCTCTGATCGCAGCGTTTGTCGCTCTGACTAATATCATTCCTTACTTCGGACCAATCATCGGTGCCGTACCGGCAGTTGCTGTGGCCCTCACAGAGGACGTGAATCTGGTATTTCTGGTCATCGGAGTGATCTTTGTGGTTCAGATGATCGAAGGGAATGTGCTGGCCCCCCTCATTGTGGGACGTTCGCTTCACATGCACCCGGTTCTGATTATTTTTGCATTGGTAGTAGGAGGCGAGCTGGCCGGAATCCTAGGACTGATCGTCGCTGTACCTCTTCTCGCTGTGGCAAAAGTCTTTATTATCCACATCAGAAAGCTGATCAGGGACAAACGGCCGCCTGTCGACCACGACCCTTATTGA
- the alaS gene encoding alanine--tRNA ligase, translated as MKRLTSAEVRQMYLDFFKEKGHDVEPSASLVPHEDPSLLWINSGVATLKKYFDGRVIPKNPRIVNAQKSIRTNDIENVGKTARHHTFFEMLGNFSIGDYFKKESIHWAWEFLTSDKWIGFDSDKLAVTIYPDDDEAFQIWHEEVGLPKERIIRLEENFWDIGEGPCGPNTEIFYDRGPEYGDDPDDPEMFPGGENERHLEIWNLVFSQFNHNQDGSYTPLPKKNIDTGMGLERMVSVIQDARTNFDTDLFMPIIRATEAMADTKYGASTDTDTAFKVVADHIRTVTFAVSDGALPSNEGRGYVLRRLLRRAVRYAKQIGIDRPFMHELVPVTGEIMEAFYPEVKEKEEFIRKVVKNEEERFHETLNEGLAMLNKVMDTAKKEGTAEISGAAVFKLYDTYGFPVDLTEEYVTDAGYTVDTEGFEKEMKKQRDRARAARQSSGSMQTQDEVLGNIKEPSEFIGYDVLEIPSVVKVIVKDKELTERVETGEQAQIIVDRTPFYAESGGQIADTGVMESDGVKIRVLDVQKAPNGQNLHTVEVMEGVLEAEMGLSAKVDQTNRIGVVKNHTATHLLHQALKDTLGEHVNQAGSLVQNDRLRFDFSHFGQISQEEMEQIEQAVNEKVWQAIPVHTMYKSLAEAKEMGAMALFGEKYGDEVRVVIVGDYSLELCGGCHVNNSAEIGLFKIVSEAGIGAGVRRIEAVTGEGAYQHMNSQVSLLKEAAGLLKANLPDVPQRVEHLQKQLKDKQKENESLSAKLGNLEAGSVLDQVTEVEGVKVLSTKVSASDMNGLRQMADSLKDKLGSGILVLGAAQGEKVSIVASVSSDLVKEGYHAGKLVKEVAGRCGGGGGGRPDMAQAGGKDPSKLQDALASVKDLVKRNS; from the coding sequence ATGAAGCGATTGACATCAGCAGAAGTAAGACAGATGTATCTGGATTTCTTTAAGGAAAAAGGGCACGATGTGGAGCCGAGTGCTTCCCTTGTCCCTCATGAAGATCCTTCTCTTTTGTGGATTAACAGCGGAGTTGCCACACTTAAGAAATATTTTGACGGAAGGGTAATCCCGAAAAACCCGAGGATTGTTAATGCACAGAAATCCATTCGTACAAACGACATCGAGAATGTAGGTAAAACAGCCCGTCACCATACGTTTTTTGAAATGCTCGGAAACTTCTCCATCGGGGATTACTTCAAAAAAGAATCAATCCACTGGGCATGGGAATTTTTAACGAGTGATAAATGGATCGGATTTGATTCGGATAAACTCGCTGTAACCATTTACCCTGACGACGATGAAGCGTTTCAGATCTGGCATGAAGAAGTCGGCCTGCCAAAAGAACGGATTATACGCCTTGAGGAGAATTTCTGGGATATCGGCGAAGGGCCGTGTGGTCCGAATACAGAAATCTTTTACGACCGCGGTCCTGAGTATGGGGATGATCCAGATGATCCGGAAATGTTCCCTGGCGGGGAAAATGAGCGTCACCTGGAAATCTGGAACCTTGTATTTTCCCAGTTCAATCACAATCAGGACGGCAGCTATACGCCGCTTCCAAAGAAGAACATTGATACGGGAATGGGACTTGAGCGGATGGTAAGTGTGATCCAGGATGCACGCACAAACTTTGATACGGATTTATTCATGCCGATTATCCGTGCAACGGAAGCGATGGCTGATACAAAATACGGAGCGTCCACTGATACGGACACCGCGTTTAAAGTCGTAGCAGACCATATACGCACGGTTACATTTGCCGTTTCCGACGGCGCACTTCCTTCCAACGAAGGCCGGGGATACGTTCTCCGCAGACTGCTCCGCCGTGCGGTGCGCTATGCAAAGCAGATCGGCATCGACCGTCCGTTTATGCACGAACTTGTGCCGGTGACCGGTGAAATTATGGAAGCATTCTACCCGGAAGTGAAAGAGAAGGAAGAGTTCATCCGCAAAGTGGTTAAAAACGAAGAAGAACGCTTCCACGAAACCCTCAATGAAGGGCTGGCAATGCTGAACAAAGTAATGGACACAGCAAAAAAAGAAGGCACGGCGGAAATTTCCGGTGCAGCTGTATTCAAGCTGTACGACACGTACGGATTCCCTGTTGACCTTACTGAAGAATATGTGACAGATGCAGGTTACACCGTTGACACTGAAGGTTTCGAAAAAGAGATGAAAAAACAGCGTGACCGCGCCAGAGCTGCCCGCCAGTCATCCGGCTCTATGCAGACACAGGATGAGGTTCTCGGAAACATCAAGGAGCCGAGTGAATTTATCGGTTATGATGTACTGGAAATCCCTTCCGTAGTCAAAGTCATCGTAAAAGATAAGGAACTCACAGAACGTGTTGAAACAGGCGAACAGGCCCAGATTATTGTGGACCGGACGCCGTTTTATGCTGAAAGCGGCGGTCAGATCGCGGATACAGGTGTAATGGAATCAGACGGAGTCAAAATCCGTGTACTAGATGTACAAAAAGCACCGAACGGCCAGAATCTCCATACGGTTGAAGTGATGGAAGGCGTCCTTGAAGCGGAAATGGGACTGAGTGCAAAGGTGGATCAGACGAACCGGATCGGTGTGGTAAAAAACCATACGGCGACTCACCTGCTTCATCAGGCTTTGAAAGATACACTTGGGGAGCATGTCAATCAGGCCGGGTCACTTGTCCAGAACGACCGCCTCCGCTTTGACTTCTCACATTTCGGCCAGATCAGTCAGGAAGAAATGGAGCAGATCGAACAAGCTGTAAATGAAAAAGTGTGGCAGGCAATCCCGGTCCACACGATGTACAAAAGTCTCGCGGAAGCCAAAGAGATGGGTGCAATGGCGCTTTTCGGCGAGAAGTACGGCGATGAAGTGCGCGTTGTCATAGTAGGAGATTACAGTCTTGAGCTCTGCGGCGGCTGCCACGTGAACAACAGTGCTGAAATCGGGTTGTTTAAAATCGTATCTGAGGCAGGAATCGGTGCAGGAGTCCGGCGAATAGAAGCAGTAACCGGAGAAGGGGCGTACCAGCATATGAACAGCCAGGTGTCGCTGCTTAAAGAAGCAGCCGGCCTGCTGAAAGCCAATCTTCCGGACGTTCCCCAGCGTGTGGAACACCTCCAGAAGCAGCTTAAAGACAAGCAGAAGGAGAACGAATCCCTGTCAGCAAAACTTGGCAATCTCGAAGCAGGCAGTGTCCTCGATCAGGTAACTGAAGTGGAGGGCGTCAAAGTACTGAGCACAAAGGTCAGTGCCTCAGACATGAACGGTCTTCGTCAGATGGCAGATTCTTTGAAAGACAAGCTCGGCTCAGGTATCCTCGTATTAGGAGCTGCTCAGGGGGAAAAGGTAAGTATTGTTGCTTCCGTATCCTCTGATCTTGTTAAAGAAGGGTACCATGCGGGTAAACTGGTTAAAGAAGTAGCCGGCCGCTGTGGAGGCGGAGGCGGAGGCCGTCCGGACATGGCTCAGGCCGGAGGAAAAGACCCGTCCAAACTTCAAGATGCCCTGGCATCAGTCAAAGACCTTGTAAAAAGAAATTCCTAA